One segment of Spiroplasma kunkelii CR2-3x DNA contains the following:
- the polA gene encoding DNA polymerase I — protein sequence MKKVLLIDGNSLLFRAFYATAYNGEMLKSFDGTPTNAVYAFANMLNKILKTNNYYSVVVAFDKGKKNFRHDLLFDYKDGRSKTPNELIVQFPIVKEFLDSYQIPYLEQEGYEADDLLGCLAVLAEKEDFYVDIFSSDKDLYQLITNKTNILVPRQGDSADVIDETALITKWGITPLQVPDLKGLMGDPSDNLKGVPKVGKKTAIKLIKEYHSIENLYDNIEQIKGALRQNLLNHKESALLCKKIATIFCDINLEHFTFTHFSPNQEKLMQFYLKYNMNSFVTKLFNNQDNSTENSNITVKIIEEWCSEFNENNTTVYLELLDENYHTAEIIGFGIVNSKNVFYFDYIHAKHDKLWHQFLNDTKYQKLTYHSKSLIVALARDNIFVQNIEYDMMLAGYVYNSNAKNSLDTYINLFEKKQILTDELFYGKGVKKQIPDDVIKLSHFIGEKAAYIHKLRQKIIELLKSNQQYDLYYKIELPTAFALARMEINGVKVNQDELTTQTLRIEKIVQELNNEINDIAQKEINPNSPKQISELLFQDLSLPDRKKGSTAQEALEKIKNNHVIIPNILDHRKYKKLYSTYLKGMEKYIFADGKVHTIYKQTLTNTGRLSSVEPNMQNISIRDDVQKEVRKIFVVSSPNNVLLSCDYSQIELRILAHMSKDQDLIAAFNKNEDIHTNTAMKIFNLSKNEITPNIRRSAKAVNFGIIYGISDFGLATDLNISVAKAKAIINNYYQQFPTIKVFIDKQVEFCKQNGYVTTIFNRKRYVPEINDRNYMQREFGKRIAINMPIQGSAADIIKIALKNIDQEFLKLNLKAKIIAQIHDELIFEIPQVELIQVQKIVKTLMEDSTKLDVKLIVDMKTGLSWYDLK from the coding sequence ATGAAAAAAGTATTGTTAATTGATGGAAATTCTTTGCTTTTTAGAGCATTTTATGCCACAGCGTATAATGGCGAGATGTTAAAGAGTTTCGATGGAACACCAACAAATGCTGTTTATGCATTTGCCAATATGTTGAATAAAATATTAAAAACAAATAACTACTATAGTGTTGTTGTTGCTTTTGATAAAGGAAAAAAGAATTTTCGTCATGATTTATTATTTGACTACAAAGATGGTCGGAGTAAAACGCCAAATGAATTAATTGTACAATTTCCAATTGTAAAAGAATTTTTAGATAGTTATCAAATTCCATATTTAGAGCAAGAAGGATATGAAGCTGATGATTTATTAGGATGTTTAGCAGTTCTGGCTGAAAAAGAAGATTTTTATGTTGATATTTTTTCAAGTGATAAAGATTTATATCAATTAATTACTAATAAAACAAATATTTTAGTGCCACGTCAAGGCGACAGTGCTGATGTTATTGATGAAACAGCTTTAATAACAAAATGGGGAATTACACCATTACAAGTTCCTGATTTAAAAGGGCTAATGGGTGATCCTTCTGATAATTTAAAGGGTGTTCCAAAGGTTGGTAAAAAAACAGCAATAAAATTAATTAAGGAATATCATTCAATTGAAAATTTATATGATAATATTGAGCAGATTAAGGGTGCATTACGACAAAATTTATTAAATCATAAGGAAAGTGCATTATTATGCAAAAAGATAGCTACTATTTTTTGCGATATTAATTTAGAACATTTTACTTTTACTCATTTTTCACCAAATCAAGAAAAATTAATGCAATTTTATTTAAAATATAATATGAATTCATTTGTAACAAAGTTGTTTAATAATCAAGATAATAGTACCGAAAACTCAAATATAACAGTAAAAATTATTGAAGAATGATGTTCCGAATTTAATGAAAATAACACTACTGTTTATTTAGAATTATTAGATGAAAATTATCATACTGCAGAAATTATTGGGTTTGGAATTGTTAATTCGAAAAATGTTTTTTATTTTGATTATATTCATGCAAAGCATGATAAACTATGACATCAATTTTTAAATGATACTAAATATCAAAAGTTAACTTATCATTCAAAGAGTTTAATTGTTGCTTTAGCTCGTGATAATATTTTTGTTCAAAATATTGAATATGATATGATGCTAGCTGGTTATGTTTATAATTCAAATGCAAAAAATAGTTTAGATACTTATATTAATTTATTTGAAAAAAAACAAATTTTGACTGATGAATTATTTTATGGTAAAGGGGTTAAAAAACAAATTCCTGATGATGTAATTAAATTAAGTCATTTTATTGGTGAAAAAGCAGCGTACATTCATAAATTAAGACAAAAAATTATTGAGTTATTAAAATCTAATCAGCAATATGATTTATATTATAAGATTGAGTTACCAACCGCTTTTGCATTAGCACGAATGGAAATTAATGGTGTTAAAGTTAACCAAGATGAATTAACAACACAAACATTACGAATTGAAAAAATTGTGCAAGAATTAAATAATGAAATTAATGATATTGCACAAAAAGAAATTAATCCTAATTCACCAAAACAAATTTCAGAATTATTATTTCAAGATCTTTCATTACCTGATAGGAAAAAAGGGTCAACAGCACAAGAAGCATTAGAAAAAATAAAAAATAACCATGTGATTATTCCAAATATATTAGATCATCGAAAGTATAAAAAATTATATTCAACTTATTTAAAAGGGATGGAAAAATATATTTTTGCTGATGGGAAAGTTCATACAATTTATAAACAAACCTTAACAAATACTGGTCGGCTTTCATCTGTGGAACCTAATATGCAAAATATTAGTATTCGTGATGATGTTCAAAAAGAGGTACGAAAAATTTTTGTTGTTTCATCGCCAAATAATGTTTTATTATCTTGTGATTATTCACAAATTGAATTACGAATTTTAGCACATATGTCAAAAGACCAAGATTTAATTGCTGCTTTTAATAAGAATGAAGATATTCATACTAATACTGCAATGAAAATTTTTAATTTATCAAAAAATGAAATTACACCAAATATTCGTCGTAGTGCGAAAGCTGTTAATTTTGGGATTATTTATGGAATTAGTGATTTTGGTTTAGCAACTGATTTAAATATTTCTGTTGCAAAAGCAAAAGCAATAATTAATAATTATTATCAACAATTTCCAACAATTAAGGTTTTTATTGATAAACAAGTTGAGTTTTGTAAACAAAATGGTTATGTTACAACAATTTTTAATCGGAAACGTTATGTCCCAGAAATTAATGACCGTAATTATATGCAACGTGAATTTGGAAAGCGGATTGCAATTAATATGCCAATTCAAGGTAGTGCAGCGGATATTATTAAAATTGCTTTAAAAAATATTGACCAAGAATTTTTAAAATTAAATTTAAAAGCAAAAATTATTGCACAAATTCATGATGAATTAATTTTTGAAATTCCGCAAGTTGAATTAATTCAAGTGCAAAAAATTGTTAAAACATTGATGGAAGATTCTACTAAATTAGATGTAAAGTTAATAGTTGATATGAAAACTGGTTTAAGTTGATATGATTTAAAATAA
- the mutM gene encoding DNA-formamidopyrimidine glycosylase has product MPELPEVETVRRILTKHVVEKTITDCQFFWNKIIKYPLDSKEFIKKIVKQKINRINRMGKHLLFILDDYVLISHLRMEGKYYFTLKDEPGEWQHIMVLFELDHQFQLRYLDTRKFGTMHLYNKNDYLQQAPLNKLGYEPFDEKITVSYLKNAWKNKSQPIKTTLLEQNVIVGIGNIYANEILFASKIHPGERTKNLVDQDYQNIIDNTKLVLQKAIDEGGTTIATYHPGPGMDGKFLQQLKVHGRNKMECVNCHKLIDKIFINGRGTYFCNYCQKLK; this is encoded by the coding sequence ATGCCAGAATTACCAGAAGTTGAAACGGTCCGTCGTATTTTAACAAAACATGTTGTTGAAAAAACAATTACTGATTGTCAATTTTTTTGAAATAAAATAATAAAGTATCCTCTTGATTCAAAGGAATTTATAAAAAAAATTGTTAAACAAAAAATTAATAGAATTAATCGAATGGGTAAACATTTACTATTTATATTGGATGATTATGTTTTAATTAGTCATTTACGTATGGAAGGCAAATATTATTTTACACTAAAAGATGAACCTGGAGAATGACAACATATTATGGTTTTATTTGAACTTGATCATCAATTTCAATTACGTTATCTTGATACAAGAAAATTTGGGACAATGCATTTATATAATAAAAATGATTATTTACAACAAGCACCATTGAATAAGTTAGGATATGAACCATTTGATGAAAAAATTACAGTTTCATATTTAAAAAATGCTTGGAAAAATAAATCACAGCCGATTAAAACAACATTATTGGAACAAAATGTTATTGTTGGAATTGGAAATATTTATGCCAATGAAATTTTATTTGCTTCTAAAATTCATCCTGGTGAAAGAACAAAAAATTTAGTTGATCAAGATTATCAAAATATTATTGACAATACAAAATTAGTTTTACAAAAAGCCATTGATGAAGGAGGAACAACCATTGCAACTTATCATCCTGGACCAGGAATGGATGGTAAATTTTTACAACAATTAAAAGTACATGGGCGTAATAAAATGGAATGTGTTAATTGCCATAAATTAATTGATAAAATTTTTATCAATGGACGAGGAACTTATTTTTGTAATTATTGTCAAAAATTAAAATAA
- the fba gene encoding class II fructose-1,6-bisphosphate aldolase codes for MGEKYHARLVNASEIIKKAHKNKYAVGHFNINNLEWTKALLEAAQVTKTPIILGASEGAIKYMGGYNLVVAMVNALLVSLDITVPVALHLDHGQSIESCKMAIDSGFSSVMYDGSHHPFAENLKNTKEVVAYSKTNGVSVEAEIGTIGGEEDGVVGVGEIGDPKEAAEMVATGIDFLAAGIGNIHGPYPTGWPGLNFQALEDIQAAVKIGMVLHGGSGIPREQVKKAISLGISKINVNTELQIAFAAATRKYIEEGKDKPKNGKGFDPRKLLKPGYEAIKATFDELISWFGCKGKA; via the coding sequence ATGGGAGAAAAATATCACGCTAGATTAGTTAATGCTAGTGAAATAATTAAAAAAGCACATAAAAATAAATATGCTGTTGGTCATTTTAATATTAACAACCTAGAGTGAACAAAAGCTTTATTAGAAGCTGCACAAGTAACAAAAACACCAATTATTTTAGGAGCTTCAGAAGGAGCGATTAAATATATGGGAGGTTATAATTTAGTTGTTGCGATGGTTAATGCGTTATTAGTCTCATTAGACATTACTGTTCCAGTAGCATTACATTTAGATCATGGTCAATCAATAGAAAGTTGTAAAATGGCAATTGATTCTGGTTTTTCCTCAGTGATGTATGATGGTAGCCACCACCCATTTGCTGAAAATCTAAAAAATACAAAAGAAGTAGTAGCTTATTCAAAAACAAATGGTGTATCAGTTGAAGCTGAAATTGGTACAATTGGTGGAGAAGAAGATGGTGTAGTTGGCGTTGGTGAAATTGGTGATCCAAAAGAAGCTGCGGAAATGGTAGCAACAGGAATTGATTTTCTTGCTGCAGGAATTGGAAATATTCATGGTCCTTATCCAACTGGATGGCCAGGTTTAAATTTTCAAGCTTTAGAAGATATTCAAGCTGCTGTAAAAATTGGAATGGTTTTACATGGTGGTAGTGGAATTCCGCGAGAACAAGTTAAAAAAGCAATTTCATTAGGAATTAGTAAAATAAATGTTAATACTGAATTACAAATTGCATTTGCTGCTGCAACAAGAAAATATATTGAAGAGGGAAAAGACAAACCAAAAAATGGGAAAGGGTTTGACCCACGAAAATTATTAAAACCTGGATATGAAGCAATTAAAGCAACATTTGATGAATTAATATCATGATTTGGATGCAAAGGTAAAGCATAA
- a CDS encoding acetolactate decarboxylase: MIQKFSNVYQFSTIISLAAGNFDGMIKLVTLLKQGNFGLGTFDHLDGELIVLDGVGYQFVEITHILYFWFLQFWKVNFF; this comes from the coding sequence ATGATTCAAAAATTTAGTAATGTTTATCAATTTTCAACAATAATAAGTTTAGCTGCTGGTAATTTTGACGGTATGATTAAGCTTGTGACATTATTAAAGCAAGGTAATTTTGGATTAGGAACTTTTGACCATTTAGATGGTGAATTAATTGTGCTAGATGGTGTGGGGTATCAATTTGTAGAAATTACACACATTTTGTATTTTTGGTTTTTACAGTTTTGGAAAGTAAATTTTTTTTAA
- a CDS encoding DUF2649 family protein, producing the protein MHIFLFIDKTNIESITMWNLTQN; encoded by the coding sequence ATTCATATATTTTTGTTTATAGATAAAACAAATATTGAAAGTATTACAATGTGGAATTTAACGCAAAATTAA
- the rplJ gene encoding 50S ribosomal protein L10, with the protein MNPAMKIKTAVVNEIINNFKNSNSAVIVEYQKLTVAEFTELRRMLTKQDVNIKVYKNNLVSLAAKEAGFAELDQFLTGPNAFVFGTGEQMTAAKTLAKFAKIHPAIKLKAGIYEGKVLDTKAIVEIAALPTKDELLSMFGASLLYPLRMFAIAVKEIAKTKTE; encoded by the coding sequence ATGAATCCAGCAATGAAAATTAAAACAGCAGTTGTTAATGAAATTATTAATAACTTTAAAAATTCTAATTCAGCAGTTATTGTTGAATATCAAAAATTAACGGTTGCTGAATTTACAGAACTAAGAAGAATGCTTACAAAACAAGATGTAAACATTAAAGTATATAAAAATAACTTAGTAAGTTTGGCTGCTAAAGAGGCAGGATTTGCTGAATTAGACCAATTTTTAACAGGTCCTAATGCTTTTGTGTTTGGTACAGGTGAACAGATGACTGCCGCAAAAACTTTAGCAAAATTTGCAAAAATACATCCAGCAATAAAATTAAAAGCTGGAATTTATGAGGGTAAAGTTTTAGATACAAAAGCAATTGTTGAAATTGCAGCATTACCAACAAAAGATGAATTATTATCAATGTTTGGAGCAAGTTTACTATACCCATTACGTATGTTTGCAATAGCAGTTAAAGAAATTGCTAAAACAAAAACTGAATAA
- the rplL gene encoding 50S ribosomal protein L7/L12: MALSKDDIIKALEEMKLSELNELAKAIEDHFGVVAAAAVAAVPAEAGAAAGPSEVNIVLTDTGPSKVAIIKLVKEITGKELMAAKAIVDKLPAVIKEKVRIEEAEEIKGQLVTAGASVDLK, encoded by the coding sequence ATGGCATTATCAAAAGATGATATTATTAAAGCATTAGAAGAAATGAAATTATCGGAATTAAATGAATTAGCAAAAGCAATTGAAGATCATTTTGGTGTTGTAGCTGCAGCTGCAGTTGCTGCTGTTCCCGCAGAAGCAGGAGCAGCAGCTGGTCCTTCAGAGGTTAATATTGTGTTAACAGATACAGGACCAAGTAAAGTTGCAATTATTAAATTAGTTAAAGAAATTACTGGAAAAGAATTAATGGCAGCAAAAGCAATTGTTGATAAATTACCAGCAGTAATTAAAGAAAAAGTAAGAATAGAAGAAGCAGAAGAAATTAAAGGACAATTAGTAACTGCTGGAGCTTCAGTTGACCTTAAATAA